A window of Primulina tabacum isolate GXHZ01 chromosome 4, ASM2559414v2, whole genome shotgun sequence contains these coding sequences:
- the LOC142542351 gene encoding DNAJ protein JJJ1 homolog: MASTEKRCLYEVLGLSRDCTADEIRSAYKRLALQRHPDKLVQSGVSEADATAAFQELVNAYEVLSDARERVWYDSHRTQILFSTSSSSNGASNLVPDLFPFFSNSVYSGYTHSGKGFYKVYGDLFERIYGSELGFAKKLGLDFPKEAPVLGNLESPYAQVTAFYNYWLGFVTSMDFCWVDQYDVMAGPNRKSRRLMEEENKKLRKKARREFNETVRGLAEFVKKRDKRVIDMQVKRNEEMERKREEEKQRKKELDRQKAERARNYNEPEWAKIEELDDEEADDVDEKSNELYCVACGKKFKTDKQWKNHEQSKKHKEKLAELREAFSAEDREYKAARGNGKAEEENGDVDADGTGYLSADEGLNDLEEQFKVNVGIPEEETCNDNAELSEAESFNDMDNGRGQKGGSAQMESDDNEASFLQTMVSGCKTRNRVSNKLKCSVSRIVPEVHSDVLEFMEYNDTKGSRRSGGGRRRRKDRSRDEVETSTAVASEKNFQVQEQDGPDDTSLVGESVSNTLPESETMSGGDDTRERGQKHQQQAANKKSTIKKENVSKLKVASRGRKQKAATKASGTACEKCGEEFETRNKLHQHLGETGHATLRTR; this comes from the exons ATGGCATCGACGGAAAAACGATGCCTGTACGAAGTCCTTGGATTGAGCCGCGACTGCACTGCCGACGAAATTCGGTCGGCTTATAAGCGACTCGCTCTCCAGCGTCACCCAGATAAGCTGGTCCAGAGTGGCGTCTCCGAAGCCGACGCCACCGCCGCCTTCCAGGAACTTGTCAATGCCTACGAGGTCCTCTCCGACGCTCGGGAGCGCGTTTGGTACGATTCCCACCGTACACAAATCCTCTTCTCCACCAGTTCCTCGTCCAACGGGGCGTCCAATTTAGTCCCCGACTTGTTTCCTTTCTTCTCGAATTCGGTATATTCTGGCTACACGCATTCGGGGAAGGGTTTTTATAAGGTGTATGGAGATTTGTTCGAGAGAATATATGGGAGTGAATTGGGTTTTGCGAAGAAATTGGGCTTGGATTTTCCCAAGGAAGCTCCTGTTTTGGGCAATTTGGAGAGTCCTTATGCACAG GTAACAGCCTTTTATAATTATTGGCTAGGATTTGTTACATCGATGGATTTCTGTTGGGTGGATCAGTATGATGTGATGGCGGGTCCAAACAGGAAGTCGAGGAGGCTAATGGAGGAGGAGAATAAAAAGTTGAGGAAAAAGGCACGGCGGGAGTTTAATGAGACGGTTAGGGGATTGGCAGAGTTTGTGAAGAAGAGGGATAAAAGAGTGATTGATATGCAGGTGAAGAGGAATGAGGAGATGGAGAGGAAGAGAGAAGAGGAGAAACAAAGGAAGAAAGAATTAGATAGACAAAAAGCCGAAAGAGCAAGGAATTATAATGAGCCTGAGTGGGCAAAGATCGAGGAGTTGGATGACGAAGAGGCTGATGATGTGGATGAGAAGAGCAACGAGTTGTATTGTGTAGCTTGTGGAAAGAAATTCAAGACTGATAAGCAGTGGAAAAACCATGAGCAGTCTAAGAAGCACAAGGAGAAGCTAGCTGAATTGAGAGAAGCATTTAGTGCGGAAGATAGAGAATATAAAGCAGCACGAGGGAATGGAAAAGCTGAGGAGGAAAATGGGGATGTTGATGCAGATGGTACTGGCTATTTGTCAGCAGATGAAGGGCTAAATGATTTAGAAGAGCAGTTTAAGGTTAATGTTGGTATTCCAGAAGAGGAGACATGTAATGACAATGCTGAACTTAGTGAGGCAGAATCATTCAATGATATGGACAATGGCAGGGGGCAGAAAGGAGGAAGTGCTCAGATGGAGTCAGATGACAATGAAGCAAGTTTCCTTCAAACCATGGTGTCTGGATGTAAGACTAGAAACAGGGTTTCCAATAAGCTGAAGTGTTCAGTTAGTAGAATTGTACCAGAGGTTCACAGTGATGTATTGGAGTTCATGGAATATAATGATACGAAAGGTTCTCGGAGGAGCGGGGGAGGCAGGAGGAGACGGAAGGATAGAAGTCGAGATGAAGTAGAAACTAGCACAGCTGTTGCGTCAGAGAAAAATTTCCAGGTCCAGGAACAGGATGGGCCTGATGATACTTCCCTAGTTGGGGAGTCAGTATCGAACACTTTACCGGAATCTGAGACCATGAGTGGTGGAGATGACACGAGGGAAAGGGGTCAAAAGCATCAACAGCAAGCTGCGAACAAGAAATCTACAATAAAGAAAGAGAATGTATCAAAGTTGAAGGTTGCCTCCCGCGGAAGGAAACAAAAG GCCGCAACTAAAGCTTCAGGCACTGCATGTGAAAAGTGTGGAGAGGAATTCGAGACAAG GAATAAATTACATCAACATTTGGGAGAAACTGGTCATGCTACATTAAGAACTAGATGA
- the LOC142541405 gene encoding UDP-glycosyltransferase 86A1-like encodes MASNMHSKRHAIMISVPYQGHITPFVNLALKIASAGFAITFVHTEYIHHTLSKVYKDQLNFFSKAREAGLDICYTTISDGFPLEFDRTLHLEEFWESMFYNFPCIADEFVGKMIMSDPHSVHFLVTDTTFSWTAKIASKYNIVNVSFWTEPALVFSLGYHLDLLQENGHYPAKDDAEELISYVPGVDSISTKDLMPYLKESESTTLVHQGMVSAFKEVKKADFVLHNTVQELESDTLSSLNHQNQPNYAVGPISFIKNATPIITTVPKSLWAEADCNQWLETKRPGSVVYVSFGSLVQISKHVIEEIAYGIILSEVNFIWVFRDDHKILPHGFEDAFSKDKGLIIPWCDQILVLSHPAVGGFFTHCGWNSILESIWCGVPMICYPITFDQPTNRKLVVDDWKIGTNLCDGLISVHREAVAEKIGSFINGSVAEDLRNEITSVKEKLHNAVEINGSSNKNFDKFICDLKKKLMSYYK; translated from the exons ATGGCTTCAAATATGCACTCCAAGCGTCATGCTATCATGATTTCAGTCCCTTATCAAGGCCACATTACACCATTTGTGAATCTTGCCCTCAAGATTGCTTCAGCTGGCTTTGCTATAACTTTTGTCCACACCGAGTATATTCACCACACATTATCAAAAGTCTACAAAGATCAGCTCAATTTCTTCTCAAAAGCACGAGAAGCCGGTCTCGATATATGTTACACGACAATCAGTGATGGATTTCCCCTCGAATTCGATCGAACGCTCCACCTAGAGGAGTTCTGGGAGTCCATGTTTTACAATTTCCCGTGTATCGCGGATGAGTTTGTGGGGAAGATGATAATGTCTGATCCACACTCGGTCCATTTCTTGGTAACTGATACAACGTTTTCTTGGACTGCGAAAATCGCCAGCAAGTATAACATCGTAAACGTTTCGTTCTGGACAGAGCCGGCCCTCGTTTTCTCTTTAGGGTATCACCTAGATCTTCTTCAAGAAAATGGTCACTATCCAGCAAAAG ATGATGCGGAGGAGCTGATAAGCTACGTGCCCGGAGTTGATTCTATAAGTACAAAGGACTTAATGCCGTACTTAAAGGAATCTGAATCGACGACGTTGGTCCACCAAGGAATGGTGTCAGCATTTAAGGAAGTGAAGAAGGCAGATTTTGTCTTACACAACACAGTGCAAGAGCTAGAATCTGATACGCTGTCTTCTCTGAATCACCAAAACCAGCCAAATTATGCAGTTGGACCGATCAGTTTCATAAAAAATGCCACTCCAATCATCACGACCGTGCCCAAGAGTTTATGGGCCGAAGCAGACTGCAACCAGTGGCTCGAAACGAAGCGTCCAGGCTCAGTCGTTTACGTCTCCTTCGGCAGCCTTGTCCAAATCAGTAAGCACGTTATCGAAGAAATAGCATATGGAATCATCCTCAGTGAAGTGAATTTCATATGGGTTTTTCGAGACGATCATAAAATCTTACCCCATGGATTCGAGGACGCCTTCAGCAAAGACAAAGGGTTGATTATTCCATGGTGTGACCAAATCTTGGTGCTTTCGCATCCTGCGGTTGGTGGGTTTTTTACGCATTGTGGTTGGAATTCGATACTCGAGAGCATTTGGTGTGGGGTTCCCATGATTTGCTATCCCATAACATTCGATCAACCAACTAACAGGAAACTAGTAGTTGATGACTGGAAAATCGGGACTAATCTTTGTGATGGATTAATCTCAGTTCATAGGGAAGCAGTTGCAGAAAAGATAGGTAGCTTCATCAATGGAAGCGTTGCAGAGGACTTGAGGAACGAGATTACTAGCGTGAAGGAAAAGTTGCATAATGCCGTTGAAATCAATGGATCTTCGAacaaaaattttgataaatttatCTGTGATTTGAAGAAGAAACTAATGTCGTACTACAAGTAG
- the LOC142542350 gene encoding uncharacterized protein LOC142542350 isoform X2: MDVWFVAAAAGAGYLAQHLKNINSEKGSSCQDACGAEVVSTDEFQGETLAEDTRSLALVLSNIEGNSESSVLVDDITDDSLPQPSTREMGFSYDFRRNRSSIRSRQINRQFIKPSTSLESCLMAQLFRERADIEENVSSVNLSQKPTMWPFQVTDENSLICREPRASCNAAWRYKLLKETHSEENNDVLGIPRLPNPVPMKLQESTKARTGKKHTLRGNNSSTMINGNHRISQCGSSDGALFFYLGLTMGMVSSFLENKREMEKLNKLLKHKENLVQDLQEELKMKDSMIVKELVVEDYESQDNSCDQMAEEESLSKIEAELEAELERLESNMNSTRFEVKLSNVTELDPDFVSDVAQWELKADLFDAKKATRPYTNREGISPPSAQYPISPRELSLRLHEVIQSRLEERVVELEAALTNSQTKSITGTSPGHDVPAREDERKSVVLNLSGETFAAHTKAYEELMKVSESDEEDFPFPCEKRNGHQDIWKKDVDMVQDSTSNIDLECSNGYMETRLNLGIVKNLDVMNDVCDSRDESEDGEEEMERLLIRQIVEKARQGSPVVLKAQALLSTDQNKF, translated from the exons ATGGATGTTTGGTTTGTTGCTGCCGCCGCTGGTGCCGGTTATTTAGCTCAGCATCTGAAGAATATTAATAGCG AAAAAGGATCGTCTTGTCAAGACGCTTGTGGTGCAGAAGTGGTTTCAACTGATGAATTTCAAGGTGAAACTCTGGCAGAGGATACAAGATCTTTGGCTTTAGTTTTAAGCAACATCGAAGGGAATTCTGAAAGCAGTGTACTTGTTGACGACATTACCGATGATTCATTGCCTCAACCTTCTACAAGAGAAATGGGGTTTTCTTATGATTTTAGAAGAAATAGAAGTAGCATTAGAAGTAGACAAATCAACAGGCAATTCATAAAACCCAGTACATCTCTTGAAAGTTGTCTTATGGCTCAGTTATTTCGGGAACGTGCTGATATTGAAGAAAATGTGAGTTCTGTCAATCTATCACAGAAACCAACGATGTGGCCATTTCAGGTGACTGATGAAAACTCATTAATCTGCAGAGAACCCCGTGCATCTTGCAATGCAGCTTGGAGATATAAGTTGCTCAAGGAAACACATTCAGAAGAGAATAATGATGTGCTAGGTATTCCAAGATTGCCGAATCCTGTACCCATGAAGTTACAAGAGAGCACTAAAGCAAGAACTGGAAAGAAACACACTCTAAGGGGGAACAACTCTAGCACAATGATCAATGGAAATCACAGGATTTCACAATGTG GATCATCTGACGGGGCCCTATTTTTCTATCTTGGGTTGACAATGGGAATGGTCTCCTCTTTTTTGGAAAATAAAAGGGAAATGGAAAAATTGAATAAGCTGTTGAAGCATAAGGAGAACCTGGTTCAAGATTTGCAAGAGGAACTTAAGATGAAGGATTCAATGATTGTGAAAGAGCTAGTCGTGGAGGATTATGAATCTCAAGACAATTCCTGTGATCAAATGGCCGAGGAGGAATCGTTGAGTAAAATCGAAGCAGAGCTTGAAGCTGAACTGGAGAGGCTGGAATCGAACATGAACTCAACTAGATTTGAAGTGAAACTGTCCAATGTAACGGAG CTTGATCCAGATTTTGTATCAGATGTTGCCCAGTGGGAGTTGAAAGCTGACTTGTTTGATGCAAAGAAAGCCACTCGACCATATACAAATAGGGAGGGAATCTCCCCTCCCTCGGCCCAGTATCCAATCTCCCCCAGAGAACTAAGCTTGAGGCTACATGAAGTCATCCAATCAAGACTAGAAGAACGTGTGGTTGAACTCGAGGCAGCACTCACAAACAGCCAGACGAAGAGTATAACCGGGACTTCTCCCGGTCATGATGTCCCTGCTCGTGAGGATGAGCGAAAATCTGTTGTGTTAAATTTGTCGGGGGAAACTTTTGCTGCACACACCAAAGCATATGAGGAGTTGATGAAGGTATCTGAGTCCGATGAAGAAGATTTTCCTTTTCCGTGTGAGAAGAGAAACGGCCATCAAGATATATGGAAGAAAGATGTGGATATGGTTCAAGATAGCACCTCGAACATCGACTTGGAATGTTCTAATGGATACATGGAAACAAGATTAAATCTTGGAATTGTGAAAAATCTTGATGTTATGAATGATGTATGTGATAGTAGAGATGAGAGTGAAGACGGTGAGGAGGAGATGGAGAGGTTGTTGATAAGACAAATTGTAGAGAAAGCAAGGCAGGGCTCTCCTGTAGTTTTGAAAGCTCAGGCATTATTGTCAActgaccaaaataaattttga
- the LOC142542350 gene encoding uncharacterized protein LOC142542350 isoform X1: MDVWFVAAAAGAGYLAQHLKNINSGKHKILSSKHLNVVKQEVPTVIPKIQDNKCQWYRLLSSENFGECDCTEKGSSCQDACGAEVVSTDEFQGETLAEDTRSLALVLSNIEGNSESSVLVDDITDDSLPQPSTREMGFSYDFRRNRSSIRSRQINRQFIKPSTSLESCLMAQLFRERADIEENVSSVNLSQKPTMWPFQVTDENSLICREPRASCNAAWRYKLLKETHSEENNDVLGIPRLPNPVPMKLQESTKARTGKKHTLRGNNSSTMINGNHRISQCGSSDGALFFYLGLTMGMVSSFLENKREMEKLNKLLKHKENLVQDLQEELKMKDSMIVKELVVEDYESQDNSCDQMAEEESLSKIEAELEAELERLESNMNSTRFEVKLSNVTELDPDFVSDVAQWELKADLFDAKKATRPYTNREGISPPSAQYPISPRELSLRLHEVIQSRLEERVVELEAALTNSQTKSITGTSPGHDVPAREDERKSVVLNLSGETFAAHTKAYEELMKVSESDEEDFPFPCEKRNGHQDIWKKDVDMVQDSTSNIDLECSNGYMETRLNLGIVKNLDVMNDVCDSRDESEDGEEEMERLLIRQIVEKARQGSPVVLKAQALLSTDQNKF; the protein is encoded by the exons ATGGATGTTTGGTTTGTTGCTGCCGCCGCTGGTGCCGGTTATTTAGCTCAGCATCTGAAGAATATTAATAGCGGTAAACACAAAATTTTGTCTTCTAAACATCTTAATGTTGTCAAACAAGAGGTACCGACAGTTATACCAAAGATTCAGGATAATAAGTGTCAATGGTACAGACTGTTATCAAGtgaaaattttggtgaatgcGATTGTACAGAAAAAGGATCGTCTTGTCAAGACGCTTGTGGTGCAGAAGTGGTTTCAACTGATGAATTTCAAGGTGAAACTCTGGCAGAGGATACAAGATCTTTGGCTTTAGTTTTAAGCAACATCGAAGGGAATTCTGAAAGCAGTGTACTTGTTGACGACATTACCGATGATTCATTGCCTCAACCTTCTACAAGAGAAATGGGGTTTTCTTATGATTTTAGAAGAAATAGAAGTAGCATTAGAAGTAGACAAATCAACAGGCAATTCATAAAACCCAGTACATCTCTTGAAAGTTGTCTTATGGCTCAGTTATTTCGGGAACGTGCTGATATTGAAGAAAATGTGAGTTCTGTCAATCTATCACAGAAACCAACGATGTGGCCATTTCAGGTGACTGATGAAAACTCATTAATCTGCAGAGAACCCCGTGCATCTTGCAATGCAGCTTGGAGATATAAGTTGCTCAAGGAAACACATTCAGAAGAGAATAATGATGTGCTAGGTATTCCAAGATTGCCGAATCCTGTACCCATGAAGTTACAAGAGAGCACTAAAGCAAGAACTGGAAAGAAACACACTCTAAGGGGGAACAACTCTAGCACAATGATCAATGGAAATCACAGGATTTCACAATGTG GATCATCTGACGGGGCCCTATTTTTCTATCTTGGGTTGACAATGGGAATGGTCTCCTCTTTTTTGGAAAATAAAAGGGAAATGGAAAAATTGAATAAGCTGTTGAAGCATAAGGAGAACCTGGTTCAAGATTTGCAAGAGGAACTTAAGATGAAGGATTCAATGATTGTGAAAGAGCTAGTCGTGGAGGATTATGAATCTCAAGACAATTCCTGTGATCAAATGGCCGAGGAGGAATCGTTGAGTAAAATCGAAGCAGAGCTTGAAGCTGAACTGGAGAGGCTGGAATCGAACATGAACTCAACTAGATTTGAAGTGAAACTGTCCAATGTAACGGAG CTTGATCCAGATTTTGTATCAGATGTTGCCCAGTGGGAGTTGAAAGCTGACTTGTTTGATGCAAAGAAAGCCACTCGACCATATACAAATAGGGAGGGAATCTCCCCTCCCTCGGCCCAGTATCCAATCTCCCCCAGAGAACTAAGCTTGAGGCTACATGAAGTCATCCAATCAAGACTAGAAGAACGTGTGGTTGAACTCGAGGCAGCACTCACAAACAGCCAGACGAAGAGTATAACCGGGACTTCTCCCGGTCATGATGTCCCTGCTCGTGAGGATGAGCGAAAATCTGTTGTGTTAAATTTGTCGGGGGAAACTTTTGCTGCACACACCAAAGCATATGAGGAGTTGATGAAGGTATCTGAGTCCGATGAAGAAGATTTTCCTTTTCCGTGTGAGAAGAGAAACGGCCATCAAGATATATGGAAGAAAGATGTGGATATGGTTCAAGATAGCACCTCGAACATCGACTTGGAATGTTCTAATGGATACATGGAAACAAGATTAAATCTTGGAATTGTGAAAAATCTTGATGTTATGAATGATGTATGTGATAGTAGAGATGAGAGTGAAGACGGTGAGGAGGAGATGGAGAGGTTGTTGATAAGACAAATTGTAGAGAAAGCAAGGCAGGGCTCTCCTGTAGTTTTGAAAGCTCAGGCATTATTGTCAActgaccaaaataaattttga